The following are from one region of the Hyalangium gracile genome:
- a CDS encoding sigma-54-dependent transcriptional regulator, whose translation MPASVLIVDDEKNILLTLSQSLQLAGYRTELASSGQVALDVISARPVDAVLMDVKMPDMDGLTALARLHEMKPELPVIMMSGHGTIDTAVKATQLGARDFLEKPIARDRLLVALRNALKHQAVIEELQELRAQLGRYDMVGTGPAMQRIFSLIQRTAPSEGRVLITGENGTGKELIARALHQNSRRKAGPFVKLNCAAVPHELIESELFGHEKGAFTGAVSVRRGKFELAHEGTLFLDEIGDMPAAMQAKLLRVLQEGELERVGGAETIKVDVRVIAATNKNLEKEIAGGHFREDLYYRINVVQIHAPPLRERREDLPDLIDTFLKEACARNGRKPLKLSPEALSVMASYDYPGNVRELRNLVERLAILCEGPVVSGTEALELLPRGRGQASSAVPVSALPSAPPPLPVAASMPAPTAAAPVAPPPPEPAAPAGFRPRVDRTFREQVEDAEREIILHALAHTQDNVTEAARLLDLERGHFYKKMKALGLRRGPSSDVTP comes from the coding sequence ATGCCAGCGTCCGTCCTGATTGTCGACGACGAGAAGAACATCCTGCTCACGCTGAGCCAGTCCCTCCAGCTGGCAGGCTACCGGACGGAGCTGGCGAGCTCGGGGCAGGTGGCGCTGGATGTCATCTCCGCCAGGCCGGTGGACGCGGTGCTGATGGACGTGAAGATGCCGGACATGGACGGGCTGACGGCGCTGGCCCGGCTGCACGAGATGAAGCCGGAGCTGCCCGTCATCATGATGTCGGGGCACGGCACCATCGACACGGCGGTGAAGGCCACGCAGCTGGGGGCGCGGGACTTCCTGGAGAAGCCCATCGCGCGGGACAGGCTGCTGGTGGCGCTGCGCAACGCGCTCAAGCACCAGGCAGTCATCGAGGAGCTGCAGGAGCTTCGGGCGCAGCTGGGCCGCTATGACATGGTGGGCACGGGGCCGGCCATGCAGCGCATCTTCTCGCTCATCCAGCGCACGGCGCCGTCCGAGGGCCGGGTGCTCATCACCGGCGAGAACGGCACGGGCAAGGAGCTGATCGCGCGCGCGCTGCACCAGAACTCGCGGCGCAAGGCGGGCCCGTTCGTGAAGCTCAACTGCGCGGCGGTGCCGCACGAGCTCATCGAGAGCGAACTGTTCGGCCACGAGAAGGGCGCCTTCACGGGCGCGGTGAGCGTGCGGCGCGGCAAGTTCGAGCTGGCGCACGAGGGGACGCTGTTCCTGGACGAGATTGGCGACATGCCGGCGGCCATGCAGGCCAAGCTGCTGCGGGTGCTGCAGGAGGGCGAGCTGGAGCGCGTGGGCGGGGCGGAGACGATCAAGGTGGACGTGCGCGTCATCGCCGCGACGAACAAGAACCTGGAGAAGGAGATCGCCGGGGGCCACTTCCGCGAGGACCTCTACTACCGCATCAACGTGGTGCAGATTCACGCGCCTCCGCTGCGCGAGCGGCGCGAGGACCTGCCGGACCTGATCGACACCTTCCTGAAGGAGGCGTGCGCGCGCAACGGGCGCAAGCCGCTGAAGCTCTCGCCGGAGGCGCTCTCGGTGATGGCCTCCTACGACTACCCGGGCAACGTGCGGGAGCTGCGCAACCTGGTGGAGCGGCTGGCCATCCTCTGCGAGGGCCCGGTCGTCTCGGGCACGGAGGCGCTGGAGCTGCTGCCGCGCGGCCGTGGCCAGGCCTCATCGGCGGTGCCCGTGAGCGCCCTCCCCTCCGCGCCTCCGCCTCTCCCGGTGGCGGCCTCCATGCCTGCTCCGACGGCTGCCGCGCCGGTGGCACCGCCTCCTCCAGAGCCCGCCGCGCCAGCGGGCTTCCGTCCGCGAGTGGACCGCACCTTCCGTGAGCAGGTGGAGGATGCGGAGCGGGAGATCATCCTCCACGCGCTGGCGCATACGCAGGACAACGTGACGGAGGCGGCACGTCTGCTCGATCTGGAGCGTGGCCACTTCTATAAGAAGATGAAGGCCCTGGGACTGAGGCGCGGTCCGTCCAGCGACGTCACTCCCTGA
- a CDS encoding OmpA family protein, with translation MRRISMVAGLALAMALMTGCPKPYPNCENDEACKEHGEVCVQGTCQECATDTNCKEGFTCQANKCVPKGPECSTDTQCGSGRICEAGKCAPAQCKGDDQCNGGKCQNGRCQTAPGTCSTSADCGEGQECQAGKCVSAGAKECNWDAVRFGFNEATLTSESQGRLSELADCIKATKVTGKITLEGHADERGTEEYNLQLSNRRAAAVKRYLTDLGLPARSLDTVGFGEARPVNQASDEEAWSQNRRVEFRR, from the coding sequence ATGCGGCGAATTTCGATGGTGGCAGGGCTCGCTCTCGCCATGGCGCTCATGACGGGCTGTCCGAAGCCCTATCCCAACTGCGAGAACGACGAGGCCTGCAAGGAGCACGGCGAGGTCTGCGTCCAGGGCACCTGCCAGGAGTGCGCCACCGACACCAACTGCAAGGAAGGCTTCACCTGCCAGGCCAACAAGTGCGTGCCCAAGGGCCCCGAGTGCTCCACGGACACCCAGTGCGGCTCGGGCCGCATCTGCGAGGCCGGCAAGTGCGCCCCCGCCCAGTGCAAGGGTGACGACCAGTGCAACGGCGGCAAGTGCCAGAACGGCCGCTGCCAGACGGCTCCGGGCACCTGCTCCACCAGCGCCGACTGCGGCGAGGGCCAGGAGTGCCAGGCGGGCAAGTGCGTGTCGGCCGGCGCCAAGGAGTGCAACTGGGACGCGGTGCGCTTCGGCTTCAACGAGGCCACCCTCACCTCCGAGTCCCAGGGCCGCCTGTCCGAGCTGGCCGACTGCATCAAGGCCACCAAGGTGACGGGGAAGATCACCCTCGAGGGCCACGCCGACGAGCGCGGCACCGAGGAGTACAACCTCCAGCTCTCCAACCGCCGCGCCGCCGCCGTCAAGCGCTACCTCACCGACCTGGGCCTCCCCGCCCGCAGCCTGGACACCGTGGGCTTCGGCGAGGCTCGCCCGGTCAACCAGGCGTCAGACGAGGAAGCGTGGTCGCAGAACCGCCGCGTCGAGTTTCGCCGCTGA
- a CDS encoding chemotaxis protein CheW — protein MGVSESEGRQSYLVFACGSSWYAVPAESAAEVVTFPELTRVPGAPAYLLGVFAHRGEVIPVVDIGLLVGTGSQSTRRAVLVRLPRGSLALTASTVAGVSLVSGSLEPLGASGVHLHLRGPAKGAQRDVAVIDAEGLFDHLSQGA, from the coding sequence ATGGGCGTTTCTGAGTCCGAAGGGCGACAATCCTACCTTGTATTTGCATGTGGTAGCAGCTGGTACGCGGTACCTGCGGAGAGCGCGGCGGAGGTGGTCACCTTCCCGGAGCTCACGCGGGTACCGGGTGCACCGGCCTACCTGCTGGGCGTCTTCGCGCACCGGGGCGAGGTCATCCCCGTAGTGGACATAGGGCTGCTGGTGGGAACCGGCAGCCAGTCCACGCGGCGCGCGGTGCTCGTCCGGCTGCCGCGTGGCTCGCTGGCGCTCACGGCCAGCACCGTGGCGGGTGTGTCCCTGGTGTCCGGCAGCCTGGAGCCGCTGGGAGCCAGCGGCGTCCACCTGCACCTGCGAGGCCCCGCCAAGGGCGCCCAGCGGGACGTGGCGGTGATTGATGCCGAAGGGCTCTTCGATCACCTCAGCCAGGGGGCCTGA
- a CDS encoding protein CrdC: MVGLRVSGTLLCHAGPYRIAFPAVDVAVIDAPALHAGRARSARQAFGEPGGASRVLLAPSGETVGVDTLEIDAEMHRVLPMPAVMQRMAGGSLLGFISVRGMLWPLVRLVEFEHYLASASREAA, encoded by the coding sequence ATGGTGGGCTTGCGCGTCAGCGGGACACTCCTGTGCCATGCCGGTCCGTACCGCATCGCGTTCCCCGCGGTGGACGTGGCCGTCATCGACGCGCCCGCGCTCCATGCGGGGCGCGCGCGCTCGGCGCGCCAGGCCTTCGGCGAGCCCGGCGGCGCGTCGCGGGTGCTGCTGGCTCCCTCGGGTGAGACGGTGGGCGTGGACACGCTGGAGATCGACGCGGAGATGCACCGCGTGCTGCCCATGCCGGCGGTGATGCAGCGCATGGCGGGCGGCAGCCTGCTGGGGTTCATCTCCGTGCGCGGGATGCTCTGGCCGCTGGTGCGGCTGGTGGAGTTCGAGCACTACCTGGCCAGCGCCTCCCGGGAGGCCGCATGA
- a CDS encoding methyl-accepting chemotaxis protein has protein sequence MSKTSGLIGLTRWLTRPSWLGGGVGVVLALTHGQLEYSPPEGAWVRFLTLVALAVGLNLALTRLLGRRATRVLRSVEQGRLPSTPETLRQALQEARAIPERCFWYTLLGWLGGTLLVSLAFPPLVQQPWLLSVRIALVVLALGPLSALLVYLLVVRRSRTAAERIAHEGLSALEVITAVPPQRQNIRRRLLIFTAIAVLCPSLFILDVSVSRAVRVMDEILQAGSHAAQQEVVAQAHSDHNLALGLLSGLVILLVLGTSYAAGAALSEPLSAITEDATRIARGDLRPPRVIPAEDEVWAASAAFVQMQAQLGQALAQMRRAGMQISSTTEQLVATSSEQEMGADEQSSSLNETSATTEELARSAQQIAGNAESVAGIAERTFAAAQGGQRNAAAFLTAMQRMKEDNQSIADAVVRLNKRVQQIGKVVEFINEIADKTDLLALNAELEGTKAGEVGRGFSLVAAEMRRLAENVIRSTRTIEQLIEEIRDATHAAVMATEAGLKTTEAGTLLAAQVDESLSLILELARQTSHAVRSISLATQQQQTGTDQLAAAMGDILRVTEQNASATKQMVAANSDLSSLARDLKLVVERFQLAGREG, from the coding sequence ATGAGCAAGACCTCGGGGTTGATCGGGCTGACGCGGTGGCTGACCCGCCCGTCCTGGCTGGGCGGCGGTGTGGGCGTGGTGCTCGCGCTGACGCACGGGCAGCTGGAGTACTCGCCACCCGAGGGGGCGTGGGTCCGCTTCCTCACGCTGGTGGCGCTGGCGGTGGGGCTGAACCTGGCCCTCACGCGCCTGCTCGGGCGGCGGGCCACGCGGGTGCTGAGGTCCGTGGAGCAGGGCCGGCTGCCCTCCACGCCCGAGACGCTGCGCCAGGCGCTCCAGGAGGCGCGCGCCATCCCCGAGCGCTGCTTCTGGTACACGCTGCTGGGGTGGCTGGGGGGCACGCTGCTGGTGTCCCTGGCGTTTCCGCCGCTGGTGCAGCAGCCGTGGCTCTTGAGCGTGCGCATCGCGCTGGTGGTGCTGGCGCTGGGGCCGCTGAGCGCGCTGCTCGTCTACCTGCTGGTGGTGCGCCGCAGCCGCACCGCCGCCGAGCGCATCGCCCACGAGGGGCTGTCCGCGCTGGAGGTCATCACCGCGGTGCCTCCCCAGCGGCAGAACATCCGCCGGCGGCTGCTCATCTTCACCGCCATCGCGGTGCTCTGCCCGTCGCTCTTCATCCTGGACGTCTCCGTGTCGCGCGCGGTGCGGGTGATGGATGAGATCCTCCAGGCCGGCAGCCACGCGGCCCAGCAGGAGGTGGTGGCCCAGGCGCACAGCGATCACAACCTGGCGCTGGGGCTGCTGTCGGGGCTCGTCATCCTGCTGGTGCTGGGGACTTCCTACGCCGCGGGCGCCGCCCTCTCCGAGCCGCTGAGCGCCATCACCGAGGACGCCACGCGCATCGCCAGGGGAGACCTGCGCCCGCCGCGCGTCATCCCCGCCGAGGACGAGGTGTGGGCCGCCTCCGCCGCCTTCGTGCAGATGCAGGCCCAGCTGGGGCAGGCGCTGGCGCAGATGCGGCGCGCGGGTATGCAGATCTCCAGCACCACCGAGCAGCTGGTGGCCACCTCCTCCGAGCAGGAGATGGGCGCGGACGAGCAGTCCAGCTCGCTCAACGAGACGAGCGCCACCACGGAGGAGCTGGCCCGGAGCGCGCAGCAGATCGCCGGCAACGCCGAGTCCGTGGCGGGCATCGCCGAGCGGACGTTCGCCGCGGCCCAGGGGGGCCAGCGCAACGCGGCGGCCTTCCTCACCGCCATGCAGCGGATGAAGGAGGACAACCAGTCCATCGCGGACGCGGTGGTGCGGCTCAACAAGCGGGTGCAGCAGATCGGCAAGGTGGTCGAGTTCATCAACGAGATCGCCGACAAGACGGACCTGCTGGCGCTCAACGCGGAGCTGGAGGGCACCAAGGCGGGCGAGGTGGGCCGGGGCTTCTCGCTGGTGGCCGCGGAGATGCGCCGCCTGGCCGAGAACGTCATCCGCTCCACGCGCACCATCGAGCAGCTCATCGAGGAGATCCGCGACGCCACCCACGCGGCGGTGATGGCCACCGAGGCGGGGCTGAAGACGACCGAGGCCGGCACGCTGCTGGCCGCGCAGGTGGACGAGAGCCTGAGCCTCATCCTCGAGCTGGCGCGGCAGACGTCCCACGCGGTGCGCTCCATCTCGCTGGCCACGCAGCAGCAGCAGACGGGCACCGACCAGCTCGCCGCCGCCATGGGCGACATCCTCCGCGTGACGGAGCAGAACGCCTCGGCGACCAAGCAGATGGTGGCGGCCAACAGCGATCTGTCCTCGCTGGCCCGGGACTTGAAGCTCGTGGTGGAGCGCTTCCAACTGGCCGGGAGAGAGGGCTAG
- a CDS encoding methyl-accepting chemotaxis protein, whose amino-acid sequence MSTGGTTRRASFSRHLVRPVPVGNLVGAALAYYYASLTMAEKLARAFPLFKSLGVVACVLATLAGGGMLLRRLRVLRGLERGDLSPSSENLARAAVEATSAADATFVKSLMMWLGSTVVLGVLVSTVGGVGWRAGMGVACLGLLFGPITALLVHCMVTLRARQVVLWLSELGLSHSQIVSAMPRRAQIRVRLVLFTAIAVVTPAVLSSNLASALAEHAYEAVLATPEPQQAQRVQELRMEALTSGGALCLLVFGLALTTAYLGGTLVGRPIRQLADEARRIADGNLATPRLIPAEDEVWGVSAAFAMMRAHLADVLSQLQRAGAQISATTEEILATSGRYEAGAAEQASSLDETSATTEELARSARQIAENAGSVAEIAQRTLGAAQGGQGSAEAFLASMSRMRNDNQAIASAVTRLNKRVQQIGKIVEFINGVADKSDLLALNAELEGTKAGEVGRGFSLVAAEMRRLAENVLESTKEIEGLIEEVREASRAAVAATEGGVRATETGTSLAQQVSESLKQILDLAGQTSDAVRSISLATQQQQTGTDQLADTMADILRITQQSLNATKQVSTANGDLLVLALDLRNVVERFQISQPPPRSEG is encoded by the coding sequence ATGAGCACCGGTGGCACGACGCGGCGGGCTTCCTTCAGCCGGCACCTGGTGAGGCCCGTGCCCGTGGGCAACCTCGTGGGCGCGGCGCTGGCCTACTACTACGCCTCGCTGACCATGGCGGAGAAGCTGGCCAGGGCCTTCCCGCTCTTCAAGTCCCTGGGCGTGGTGGCCTGCGTGCTCGCCACGCTGGCCGGGGGCGGCATGCTGCTGCGGCGGCTGCGCGTGCTGCGCGGCCTGGAGCGCGGCGACCTGTCTCCCAGCTCGGAGAACCTGGCGCGGGCCGCGGTCGAGGCCACGAGCGCCGCGGATGCGACGTTCGTCAAGTCGCTGATGATGTGGCTCGGCTCCACGGTGGTGCTGGGCGTGCTGGTGAGCACGGTGGGTGGGGTGGGCTGGCGCGCGGGCATGGGCGTGGCCTGCCTGGGGCTGCTGTTCGGGCCCATCACCGCGCTGCTCGTCCACTGCATGGTGACGCTGCGGGCGCGCCAGGTGGTGCTGTGGCTGAGCGAGCTCGGGCTGAGCCACTCGCAGATCGTCTCCGCCATGCCCCGGCGCGCGCAGATCCGCGTCCGGCTGGTGCTCTTCACCGCCATCGCCGTGGTGACGCCCGCGGTGCTCTCCTCCAACCTCGCCTCGGCCCTGGCGGAGCATGCCTATGAGGCGGTGCTCGCCACGCCGGAGCCGCAGCAGGCGCAGCGCGTGCAAGAGCTGCGCATGGAGGCCCTCACCTCCGGCGGGGCGCTGTGTCTGCTCGTGTTCGGGCTGGCGCTCACCACCGCGTACCTGGGTGGCACGCTGGTGGGGCGTCCCATCCGCCAGCTCGCCGACGAGGCGCGGCGCATCGCGGATGGGAACCTGGCGACGCCGCGGCTCATCCCCGCCGAGGACGAGGTGTGGGGCGTGTCCGCCGCGTTCGCGATGATGCGGGCGCACCTGGCGGACGTGCTCTCGCAGCTGCAGCGCGCGGGCGCGCAGATCAGCGCCACCACGGAGGAGATCCTCGCCACCTCGGGCCGCTACGAGGCCGGGGCCGCCGAGCAGGCCAGCTCGCTGGACGAGACGAGCGCCACCACGGAGGAGCTGGCCCGGAGCGCTCGGCAGATCGCGGAGAACGCCGGCTCGGTGGCGGAGATCGCCCAGCGCACGCTCGGGGCGGCGCAGGGAGGGCAGGGCAGCGCGGAGGCCTTCCTCGCCTCCATGAGCCGCATGCGCAACGACAACCAGGCCATCGCCTCGGCCGTCACCCGGCTCAACAAGCGCGTGCAGCAGATCGGCAAGATCGTCGAGTTCATCAACGGCGTGGCCGACAAGTCGGACCTGCTGGCGCTCAACGCGGAGCTGGAGGGCACCAAGGCGGGCGAGGTGGGCCGGGGCTTCTCGCTGGTGGCCGCGGAGATGCGCCGCCTGGCCGAGAACGTGCTGGAGTCCACCAAGGAGATCGAGGGGCTCATCGAGGAGGTGCGTGAGGCCTCGCGCGCGGCGGTGGCGGCCACCGAGGGCGGCGTGCGCGCCACGGAGACGGGCACCTCCCTGGCGCAGCAGGTGTCCGAGTCGCTCAAGCAGATCCTCGATCTGGCCGGGCAGACGTCGGACGCGGTGCGCTCCATCTCGCTGGCCACGCAGCAGCAGCAGACGGGCACCGACCAGCTCGCCGACACCATGGCGGACATCCTCCGCATCACCCAGCAGAGCCTGAACGCCACCAAGCAGGTGAGCACGGCCAACGGGGATCTGCTGGTGCTCGCGCTGGATCTGCGCAACGTGGTGGAGCGCTTCCAGATCAGCCAGCCGCCGCCGAGGAGCGAAGGGTGA
- a CDS encoding hybrid sensor histidine kinase/response regulator, with translation MTPRDRLLKQFRDLVGVRMERINRAIVELESGGNVETGRKALRELHGLKGEARMMGFDSINVLVHEMEELVRSSEVAQYALSHESADALLKSADAVTVLSGLVASEEAPEVEKLVSWLRERTKVEQTQLGSGVPEPVLLPAVPKPIVPEKAPPAAPPATASPPASRQTPSPVPSTPRSPLPAAPAPTASPPTASPPAAASGTPGGPSTSAPATTPGSGPAGTSRQPAASTWPQAPTRSAGAATSGAGPSGAPAAAAQTSRPEMRADSSVRIDVGSLDLLTSAATNLSQVARRRELANTRRLALARELAQLAREAEDLGPAGSALAAKLSKAKDEAAALHRESKLLANEELRDLGQVVEEVQRIRMLPLSVLFEPYPRVVRDMARELGKEVDLVVDGEDTRADRAVVEALREPLLHLIRNALDHGLETRVDRVAAGKRPKGCLTLRASREGNRIVLRVEDDGLGLDTAMLRKVAVRKGFLDEMAAGALTEAQARELIFLSGFSSREEVTHISGRGVGLDAVRTAVQTLGGDVGVESAPGWGTIFEIRVPVSLTVAPLLFVKAGDETLALSAAHVTRALKLDLSAMTELAGRPALDVDGRVLPFGHLSSLLGLAPERRPSEGELVLVVRSQGATAALSVERVLEERVQAILPLRGLLGRFGHLTGATTLADGRLAMVLSAAYLTAGAHGSLSVRLPRAAARAPEIHRRRILVVDDSPLTRELISALLEAVGYDIVAAADGAEALHLLTQTQVDLVVTDLEMPGLDGLELTRQLKGHDTLNRLPVIILTTRGGEEDRKKGLAAGANGYITKGDLVRQDLVDVVKRLLG, from the coding sequence GTGACTCCCCGCGACAGGCTGCTCAAGCAGTTCCGCGACCTGGTCGGGGTGCGCATGGAGCGCATCAACCGCGCCATCGTGGAGCTGGAGTCCGGAGGCAACGTGGAGACGGGGCGCAAGGCGCTCCGAGAGCTCCACGGCCTCAAGGGCGAGGCCCGGATGATGGGCTTCGACAGCATCAACGTGCTCGTCCACGAGATGGAGGAGCTGGTCCGCTCCAGCGAGGTTGCCCAGTACGCCCTCTCCCACGAGTCCGCCGACGCGCTCCTGAAGTCCGCGGACGCGGTGACGGTGCTCTCGGGCCTGGTGGCCTCGGAAGAGGCTCCCGAGGTGGAGAAGCTGGTGTCTTGGCTCCGGGAGCGCACCAAGGTGGAGCAGACCCAGCTCGGCAGCGGCGTCCCCGAGCCCGTGCTGCTGCCCGCCGTGCCGAAGCCGATTGTGCCCGAGAAGGCGCCGCCCGCGGCTCCCCCGGCGACGGCTTCGCCGCCTGCCTCCCGGCAGACTCCGAGCCCGGTTCCTTCCACGCCTCGGAGCCCTCTTCCGGCCGCCCCGGCTCCGACGGCCTCGCCTCCGACGGCCTCGCCTCCGGCAGCGGCTTCCGGGACTCCGGGCGGGCCGTCCACCTCCGCGCCTGCCACCACCCCGGGCTCGGGCCCTGCAGGCACGAGCCGCCAGCCCGCTGCCAGCACATGGCCGCAGGCGCCCACCCGCTCCGCGGGGGCCGCCACTTCCGGGGCGGGGCCGTCCGGAGCGCCCGCTGCAGCGGCCCAGACTTCGCGGCCGGAGATGCGCGCGGACAGCTCGGTGCGCATCGACGTGGGCAGCCTGGATCTGCTCACCAGCGCCGCCACCAACCTCTCCCAGGTGGCGCGCCGCCGGGAGCTGGCCAACACCCGCCGCCTGGCCCTGGCCCGGGAGCTGGCCCAGCTCGCCCGCGAGGCGGAGGATCTGGGGCCGGCGGGCTCGGCGCTCGCCGCCAAGCTGAGCAAGGCCAAGGATGAGGCCGCCGCGCTCCACCGCGAGTCGAAGCTGCTGGCCAACGAGGAGCTGAGGGATTTGGGGCAGGTGGTCGAGGAGGTGCAGCGCATCCGCATGCTGCCGCTCTCGGTCCTCTTCGAGCCCTATCCGCGCGTGGTGCGCGACATGGCCCGGGAGCTGGGCAAGGAAGTGGACCTGGTGGTGGACGGCGAGGACACCCGCGCCGACCGCGCCGTCGTCGAGGCGCTGCGCGAGCCGCTGCTCCACCTCATCCGCAACGCGCTGGATCACGGCCTGGAGACCCGGGTGGATCGCGTGGCGGCGGGCAAGCGCCCCAAGGGGTGTCTGACGCTGCGCGCCTCGCGCGAGGGCAACCGCATCGTCCTGCGGGTGGAGGACGACGGCCTGGGCCTGGACACGGCGATGCTGCGCAAGGTGGCCGTGCGCAAGGGCTTCCTGGACGAGATGGCCGCTGGCGCCCTCACCGAGGCTCAGGCCCGCGAGCTCATCTTCCTCTCCGGCTTCTCCTCCCGCGAGGAAGTCACCCACATCTCCGGGCGAGGCGTGGGGCTGGATGCCGTGCGCACCGCGGTGCAGACCCTGGGCGGGGACGTGGGCGTCGAGTCCGCGCCGGGCTGGGGCACCATCTTCGAGATCCGCGTCCCCGTCTCCCTCACGGTGGCGCCGCTGCTCTTCGTGAAGGCGGGGGACGAGACGCTGGCCCTGAGCGCCGCCCACGTCACCCGGGCGCTCAAGCTGGACCTCTCCGCGATGACGGAGCTGGCCGGGCGGCCGGCGCTGGACGTGGACGGCCGGGTGCTGCCCTTCGGCCACCTCTCCTCGCTGCTCGGACTGGCCCCGGAGCGCCGCCCGTCCGAGGGAGAGCTGGTGCTCGTGGTCCGCAGCCAGGGCGCCACCGCCGCGCTGTCGGTGGAGCGGGTCCTCGAGGAGCGCGTCCAGGCCATCCTCCCCCTGCGGGGGCTGCTGGGCCGCTTTGGACACCTCACCGGCGCCACCACCCTGGCGGACGGTCGGCTGGCGATGGTGCTGTCGGCCGCCTACCTGACGGCTGGCGCCCACGGCTCGCTCTCCGTCCGCCTGCCGCGCGCGGCCGCCCGGGCTCCCGAAATCCACCGTCGGCGGATTCTGGTCGTGGATGACTCACCCCTCACCCGCGAGCTCATCTCCGCGCTCCTGGAGGCGGTGGGGTACGACATCGTCGCCGCCGCGGACGGCGCCGAGGCCCTCCACCTGCTCACCCAGACCCAGGTGGACCTGGTGGTGACGGACCTGGAGATGCCCGGCCTGGACGGCCTGGAACTCACCCGCCAGCTCAAGGGGCATGACACCCTTAACCGACTCCCGGTCATCATCCTCACCACGCGTGGAGGGGAGGAGGACCGCAAGAAGGGGTTGGCGGCGGGGGCCAACGGCTACATCACCAAGGGCGATCTGGTCCGGCAGGACCTGGTGGACGTGGTGAAGCGCCTGCTGGGGTAA
- the cheB gene encoding chemotaxis-specific protein-glutamate methyltransferase CheB, which yields MGKKVSVLVVDDSLICRQLICEALGQDPDLTVVGTCVDGKEALARVKELRPNVVTMDVDMPVMDGLTAVEHIMAECPTPILVLTADPRQQAPELTCRALELGALGLRVKPSIDDGLEAWNLAKELKLLASVRVIRHLRGPKRITPPVRNELPSLLPPSMGMVAVAASTGGPQVLHRMLSELPADFPAPIAIVQHINAAFAESLAGWLANSCRLKVRLAQDGELLMPGHVLIAPPGMHMVIPFRGRVALKPGVERDGHMPSATVLLESAAKAYGRRALGVILTGMGEDGAAGMLAIKQAGGFTIAQNEESCVVFGMPGAAVERNAVDHLVHGDEVAAALIRLSRGEALAQGR from the coding sequence ATGGGCAAGAAAGTGTCGGTGCTGGTGGTCGATGACTCGCTCATCTGCCGACAGCTCATCTGCGAAGCACTGGGCCAGGACCCGGATCTCACGGTCGTGGGCACGTGCGTGGACGGCAAGGAAGCGCTGGCGCGCGTCAAGGAGCTGCGCCCCAACGTCGTCACCATGGATGTGGACATGCCGGTGATGGACGGGCTCACCGCCGTGGAGCACATCATGGCTGAGTGCCCCACCCCCATCCTGGTGCTCACCGCGGATCCGCGGCAGCAGGCGCCGGAGCTGACGTGCCGGGCGCTGGAACTGGGCGCGCTGGGGCTGCGCGTCAAGCCGTCCATCGACGATGGGCTGGAGGCGTGGAACCTGGCCAAGGAGCTGAAGCTGCTGGCCTCGGTGCGGGTGATCCGCCACCTGCGAGGCCCCAAGCGCATCACTCCGCCGGTGCGCAACGAGCTGCCCTCGCTGCTGCCGCCGAGCATGGGCATGGTGGCGGTGGCCGCCTCGACGGGCGGGCCGCAGGTGCTGCACCGGATGCTGTCGGAGCTGCCGGCGGACTTCCCGGCGCCCATCGCCATCGTCCAGCACATCAACGCGGCGTTCGCCGAGTCGCTGGCGGGCTGGCTGGCCAACTCCTGCCGCCTGAAGGTCCGGCTGGCGCAGGACGGCGAGCTGCTGATGCCGGGGCACGTGCTGATCGCCCCGCCGGGCATGCACATGGTCATCCCGTTCCGGGGGCGCGTGGCGCTCAAGCCGGGCGTGGAGCGCGACGGGCACATGCCGTCGGCCACGGTGCTCCTGGAGAGCGCGGCCAAGGCGTACGGGCGGCGCGCGCTGGGCGTCATCCTCACCGGCATGGGCGAGGACGGCGCGGCGGGCATGCTCGCCATCAAGCAGGCCGGAGGGTTCACGATCGCTCAGAACGAGGAGTCTTGCGTCGTGTTCGGCATGCCGGGCGCGGCCGTGGAGCGCAACGCGGTGGATCACCTCGTCCATGGGGACGAGGTGGCCGCGGCGCTGATACGGCTGTCGCGCGGTGAAGCCCTCGCCCAGGGGCGGTGA